The genomic region GACCCTGCGGATGTTCGTGAACGAGCGGCTGACGGCGGCGGTGGACGACATCCTGGAGCTGTTCGGGAGCGTAGCCCGGTACCGGGAGCAGATAGACCGGCAGATAGACCGGCAGCTGGACGGCCTGAGGTCCGAGGAGGGCAGGCGGAGCCGGGCAGCAGGTCTGTCGTTGTCCGCCGGTACCGGGTGGAGGGAGAACTGCTCAAACAGCACAGTGTTAAAATACTCAGTACATAAACAtgtattattcatattatttatatatcatCCATTtatattcatccatccattcattcatccatcctgCATCATGCTGCAAGGAAGTGTGTTTCAGTATACAGGCAATATTCTGATAAAGAATATTTAGCATGTGTGTTGCTGCcttgttctgtatttttcactgtttgggAGCACATTAATACATGTTTCACCTACATTTTCCACTAGCATCCAGGTAGCATATCTGTTTTCAAGTATTTTCCAGGACTGTGCTAATTTTTCCAATAAGCAACATGGCAGACGAAACACTCTATCCATCCTTTATCCATCCACTTATCTTTAAGGGTGTTAGAGGAGCTGGAgctcattcacactcacattcacacctacaagtcaccaattaacctgcatgtctgtaGACtctgggaggaagctggaggaaaccacagggagaacatgcagactccagACAGAAAAGCCCCTGGCTCGAACCAAATACAGCAACACAGTTAtcttgaaacaaaaaataataatgaagcGTGTCGATGATGAAAGAAAATCAGTGTTAGCATCATTTATTGTCTCATAACCATGCTTGCTAatcagaaaaaacataaaaacaatttcTTCTATCTTGGTGTCATTATTTTTCAATGTTATGTATTGGGTAACACAGCGCAGAATCTTAAACCAAGGCCTTAAGAGTTCAAGTTATGGGAAGTTGCAGGACACAGGTAGTGAGGTTCCTTCAGTGGAGAAGGCCTGGATGTTTGACTGGATCCTGGTTCAAGCCTCCATTCTTATTATTATGAAAAGTGAATCAGTTCAGACACACCTGTTCTTTTATCGGTGAGTCAGATTCATAAAACAGTCTCTAAACACCCTCTAATGGCAGAATCTAGGTGGTAACTCAAATATTGATTTATTGCACAAAAGCCGTGCGTGTCTGTCTGTTGAGCAGAGATTCaccaaaataataatgatgataaagaaGCATTCCATCAACTCTAAAGCTGATGTTTCTTATTTACAGAGTCCTGTTATTTGACTGTGGGTAACATGATGGATTTCCCAAAACATTGGACTGTAGCTGTGTTTTAATAATGATCCAGTCAAAGTGAAAGATAAGTCAGACCAGGACAAGTCTTGTTCAGTTCTCAGTGTGACATATTGGAGGTCAACCAGGTGTTAGTTACTGctataacaaaatgaaaatgttggaGTCAGCAGGAGGCCTCCAATAAAGGATCTCACCTTCACATGGTTAAAAAGACTGAATTCCACATTACTGACATTATCATCACCAGAAGGCAGACATGCAGGGCAGAGCCACAAattcttttaaaataagaaaGCACAGGAGATTATACTTTACTCCAAATCCAACATTGGCGGAGGCTCACATCATTCATTTTGCAGGTCAACAACAGGTGAAGATTCTGACCTGATGGTGATGCCTCAGGAATCTGCCTTGTGGCGGACATCAAAGTGTGAGCTTCATGCCAATCCAGTGGCAGAGTTTGGTCCAGATTTAATGTCTCAGCACAGCTGTTACGCAGCCATCCCTTTATCccaacagactgctgcagagTTTTGGTTTCACTTTCAAACAAGTTTAATTACTTTCTTCTAGTGATACGACGAATTTCCGTATTATCAACCTGATACAGTGACATTTGAGTTTAATGACCCCTGTGTGTAAATGCGTGTatatcatgtttttaaatgcattatataATTACACAGATTAaatagtttcagtttcagaatcaACCTCAGATCTTAACATTGGCCTAGTAACCTGTGACGTATGAGGCTTTTCTCAATTTCTATTGGGCCGAGATCGGCCGTGTGTGACCCGTGATAACTGTTATGGCCTCAGACTGTGTGATCCGTGCATCTGATCGTGTAGACGTGCTAGACCTCCCCCCCAGGTCTTTCTTCCCGctatgtttttcttgtttaccAGTTGTCAAATTGCGATGCGGAAACTGTTTATGCTtctgttttcatgtcatgttgcATCTCCAGGTAAGATCGCATCTCAGATCTTGACATCAGCGTGTAAGTGCAGTTTGTTAAAATGATGCAGCTGGACTAGTTAAGTGTGTTATTTTACTCTAGTTTCAATGGTCCTTAAAACGAACAAACAAGGTGTGCTGCCTGTTCTGTCTTAACGATGCGTTTTGGTTCCAGCACAAACTAAGAACCTAAAAGTCAGTTAAAGAGCATTTCATCACATCAATTTATGCTCTATCATGATGACTTTCCAAATTAAAGTTGTGGAgtaaacttttcattttcaacttgTCAGCATTTAGTCCTGAGCTCCAGCCATGGTTTTACTTTCTATTTTTCACTTAGTGAGATTATAGTGCCTTGATAATACAGGGTAGCTCAGAACAGGCTTTAGGTAATAGCGACTGAAGAGACTTGGAGTTAAACCTGCAACTCCTCCAAGACGTTAAAAAAGAAAGGAGCATTATTctgtaaatcatttttaaatactccagtttaaaacatttaaacacgATTTTCACCTGaagtgtatgtttttttaagaaAGTCTAAAATAGCCATATCTGTGTTGAGAGTAATTATCAGTCAATAGTTGTAACATTCAAACCATAAACATGTCAGTTTGCTTCATTGTAAATAAATGCTGTGCCATTTGTAAGTCTGAAATGTTTATGTCACTGCTTCTCCCTACAGTGATACACTCCCTGAAGCATGTCTACCTTGCTTCCTCTGAGGTCCAAAACTTCCCCGACTTTGtggctgttgtgtttgttgatgGAATTCAAACAGATCACTATGACAGCAACACCAAGAGCACAGTACCCACACAGGTCTGGATGAACCGAGTCACAGCAGATGATCCAGAGTACTGGAAAAGGCAAACTTTGTACTGGGAAGGTCAAGAGCAGATAGGAAGAGTCAACATTGAGACTTTAAAAGGGCGCTTTAACCAGACTGGAGGTGTGTTAACGGAATATTTCACTTCTTACTTACGTCTGTCAGTCCACCACAATTTTAATTTGTGCAGTACTTTGCTTTGTGAGCACATACCTGCAAAACTGGCATTCCCATACGCCTCAGCTGTATATTTTGTTTAGtgtttagcaaatgttagcatgctaacaaccTTGAGGATGTTACATGTGTAAAACATCAGCGTATTGGCATTGTTATCAccagtgttagcatttagcttaaagcacTACGCGACCTTTGcatattcattgtttttctacagtgttttatcttttgttaCTGCTCAGTGCCACAGCACCTTCCTGATGCTGTTAACACTGTTTATTTTGCGTCTGAACCTGGTCTGTACATGTTTACTGATGTCTGTGTTTCCATCTCTCGCTCAGGCATCCATGTAATCCAGGTGTTGAATGGCTGTGAGTGGGATGATGAGACTGGAGATGTCAGTGGCTTTGGTCTGATTAGTTACGATGGAGAAGACATCTTAATACTGGACATGAAGGCACAGAGGTGGATTGCTACAAAAGCAGAGCTTCTAAGAACTCAACATAAGTGGAATAATGACAAAAGTTGGATAGAGTTCATGGAGCACCGTTTGACTCAGGAGTGCCCTGTGAGGCTGAAGAACAGTTTGGATTACGGGAAGAGCTTTGTGCAGAGAACAGGTTAAAGCAGAGTTTGGGGTTGATATAATTTGATCAGATCTAAATTCAGTATAAAATGCTTAATGAATTCGAATCCCGTAGAATTTCTGATCAGATCTATTTGGATTTAGCTGTAACATTAAGTTTCACTAAAGTTATAAGAAAATTAAACTCCTTTTTTATTAGCTGAGGAGGCAAATCTGATACTTCATCCAGTACACCTATGTGTAGTACACAGTATACTTCCTGGTGTGGTGCGTTAATTTCAACAGGATAGCGTTGTCTCACATCAAGCACAGCTGTTCTGCACCTACCAGAAATTATGATTGCACCTTGTGATCACAAAATGTCCATTGGCTGCTTTGCTTACTTGACTTAAAAACTTATGTTTTACTTGTGTATTCCCCACGTTTCATGTGACATGTAAATAACATAGAGGATGTATCCTCCTTCCTCAGTTGCCATATTCTTAAGTTTGAAAATACATTGGTGGTCCCTCTCTTTGTGCAACGTAGCCAAGATGGTGGATGAGAAGTGTCGTTCCACGGTTGCACCATCTAAGAACATTTGAATCACCATTTGGGTTCTTATAGTGCACTGCATGTCTCCATACTTGTCAGTGTGAACGCACCTATGCACTCAAAATACTGTTGGTTCATCATTGAGCCGTAGTCTTAGAGTGGagttttaaataatgtttgacCAAGGCACTGAAATTACCAagacaacagcaaacaacaaatacaacttTGTTCCTCTGTCACTGGAATTCATAGTCTTGGCACCATATCTGTACAACATTTTGTGGCAGTCCATCCAGTGGTTAATGATATATTTCAGCCTCAAACAAAGTGGTCTGAATCGCTTAAAGCACTACCAGTAGCAAAAGAAAACCGCATCTTTAATCTGGTTCATTTAAAGCTTCCATTAGGCTGTTCCCTTACTGAGTACAGCAGttaaacagctctgtgtgtgaacagtgcCACTGATGTTTTTCCAGTTTGGCGAAGCCAATTCAGTGAGTAACGTGTGTCCAGTGAGGCATAGAGGAGATTCATCTTGATGCATTAGTAAAGGAGAGAATTGTCAGTCATCTACTCTGCAGCCCACAGTAGATGAAATCCATCTAAAGTTCATTTATGCAAGGAATGGGTAGATCTCCTGTAGAATTTAGATTACATTTATAATCAAGTTCGTCTGTCTTGCTTCTTCTTTCTCTAGACCTTCCatcagtgtctctcctccagaagaCTCCCGTGTCTCCAGTGACATGCCATGCCACAGGTTTCTACCCCGACAGAGCCATGATGTTTtggagcagagatggagaggagcttcACGAGCATGTGGACCACAGTGAGATCCTCCACAACCATGACAGCACTTTCCAGATGAGCGTGGATCTCGATCTTTCGCTGGTCAAACCTGAGGACTGGCCACGTCACgagtgtgtttttcagctgtctGGAGTTAAGGATGACATTATCACCAAGCTGGACCCAGCTATAATCAAGACTAACTGGGGTAAGCACAAGTACAAAACATGGATTTACTTTGCTTTGTCTGTGGTTTAATTTATCCATGTCTTTTTTGTGGGGATTGAACTGAACTGTTTGTGGGTTTGAACCCCAGTGGaatctgcatgttctccctgttcctgtgtgggttctctccaggttctccagcttcctcccacagtataaacacatgcaggttaattggtgattcTACATTgctgtagatgtgaatgtgagtgtgaatggttgctGTCTGTAAATATCAGCCCTGTGACAGACTTTGTCCTCTTTTGTTCTGTCTAGTTGAGAAACCCAGTGTCACAGCACTCCCCATCACTTTGCCTGCAGCGGCTGCAGTGGCTATCATCCTTGTGGCCACAGGAATCAttgtttacaaaaagaaaaaaggtgagagactgagactgaTCTTTACTGTGACACATAACGGTCAAAATCCACAGTCCCCATTCTGTTTGAAAGTGACTCTGAAGTTCTTTCTCATCATCCTGGTAGGCACATATGTGTCCACTGTTTGTGGAGACACCTGTTTCTCCATGGGCCCAGGTTAGCGGCAACACAGTCTCACTCTAAGTTAATTCTGGCCCATGGCAGCATGACTCTTGGATGTCCTTCATTTCACCGCTTTGgtttagactgaaatatctcaacaactactgaatGGATTGTGATGAAATGTAGATGATGACATGGttaacattatacctgctaaatatCAGCACATTAACATTGTCGCTGTAAGTATGtcagcatgctgatgttagcatgtagctcaaagcTCTGCTGTGTCTAATTACAGCGTCACCGAGCTGCTCCTACAGCTTCTACCTGAATCTTTGAGTTTAGTTTCACTCTTGTTCCTGTTGTACTTTCGTGTATCAGCTTACTAAAGCTGTGTTAGATTACTGCTGATGCAAACCAAACATTTCCTGCTGGTGCTGGTTTATATTAAAAGCTTTCCAGAAGCGAaccagcaggacacacacactcaacacatcatcagtgtaAATTCAAATTATCATCAGCTGAACTTTAGAAGTCATTTTTAATTAGGACGAgaactgtggattttgtctgATATTCTGTGATACATagaataatttttctttttctttttatttcagccaTGAACCCTTCAGACTgtaagtgttttgtgttttcttgatGTTAATCTAGTCAGAATGACACTCTTTGGTAGTTTGTGTAAGTCAGGCATACTGTGGCCTGGGACAAAATAAGTGCTCAAACAATGTTACTACTGTCTTCCAGCTCCTGACAACAGCACTGAGCTTTCTGAGAAACTGAATCCACCTGATTCCATGCAAACCTCTTAGCACCCAGTAAGTTACTTCCATTTGAGTAGTAATTTGTTACCATTCAAACAATTTAGATTGGAtggctgcagttttttttcatgGATCAGTCATCTTTCATAAAGCTAcatagtgtaaaaaaaacaaaacctttttgTGTGTAAACCTATAATTTCTAATGTGTGGTTTGACATAAACTAATCAATAACAGTCAATTGAAAGGTGCCCCAGATCTTCATCAGTGAGGTCTCCAAACCAGTCACAAGCAGAACTGAGCATGCTTGAAAAGTACATGCTAGATTTACAGCAATTTTGTGACGGGACAATTTGTGCTAGTGGTTCGGACTGTTCCTAGATCGTGACCAAATCACAAACATAACCCTGGTTTTTAGGTCTATCTTCAAGATTCATACAACCTCTTGACAATAACCTGTTGTCCATGGATCATTTACACTGAGTGTGAATGTATTTTCAATATGCTACttaaaatttttatttatttaacttgaattcatttaattcatttaattcattgatgctgaaatgtttttctttctgtcatgtTTGTCTCTAGGTTTGTAAAAAAGGACTGGAGTGATAATTGGTGACTTATAACACTGCATTGAGGGTGAGATGTTTTTGGTTCAAGCAGGACAAAGGAGCTACTGATGATTTCGGTGTTTTGACACCACTTGCATGGATGTGTCAGAGTTTTACCCTTTTCATTTTTGAGGGAAATGGTGtcttatttctttaaatgagGTGTAATCATCAAGGTAAATATTCCAAATGTGAGAAAGTAGTTGCCGTTCAAATAAATGtagggttttgtttttcttctaaatTTTAATCTTAATTTATGTGATCCCCCAATATtccacataaataaacacactcaaatgtactaacacacatttacaaacgTGCACAAGCCAAGGTACAGTtggaaatgaacacaaacactgtgcttgttttccaccaaacatttatattatttttccTGTTATGTAAATATTCTCATATATTTCTATAAAACAAAGTTTAGTAAAAGCTGCATGTTGTGTTGTCAAACCAAACTTTAGCCAAGTGTAGTTagtatattttatgttttgataGCCTACTTGTAAAAAAATGACCTAAGGCTAATTTAAAAGtatgttttctttgacattaaTGAATGTTAATTAAATGCAATACAGTCCAACTGCATTTGTAGAAATTCAACCTGAAAGCTAATTAAACTAAACCAAGTACTATAAAGACTTAAAAAGTTTTCACATTTGCACTAAAGTTGTTTACATATACATTCTCCTTTTTTAGTGTGATGGTGGTTGTATAACTGCTGTGTGTCtgaaaaactttgttttaaacCTCATCTCGAGACGAGCTACTGGCGTCTCAAACCATGAATcatgaacagagacagagaaacagtccTGTCAAAAAGAAGAGCAATTGTTAAATCTCACCAGCATCATCCTTTTTATTCCTTTAATGCATTGaattttgttttgggttttttttttgtgtgtatgtgtgttattatttgtggaaataaataaatggaaatgtatACCAAGTAGCAGATACTGAAAAATGATTGAAACTGTACTTGAAGTACTGAGAGTTATTTGTGCAGTTTAGTGTTTTTCAATAAAAGCTTTATTAAGTATTATTAAGTATTATCAATAaaggtataaaaataaaattgcatATTCAAAGAGTTTGGCTTATTTATGCATTGTGGtttatattttctctgtctACATATTTTGTGTTCGTTATTAACATAACGAAGTTATCCGCTCCAGCAGGTGGCGGtaaatcctcctgtctcctccaaAGGCCGCCCACTGAGCATGCGCACAGACAGCGACCCGGAAGTGGAGCTGGTAAACAAACGAGTCCTCCGAGCAGCGACgccttctctctgcctctgcgCCGCTCGAACCGCCGCTCTCATGTCGAAGATCGAGATGCTGAGGCTGCTCATCAACCAGCGGCTCACCGCGGCCGCCGAGGAGATCTTCGGGGTGTTCGGGAGGACCATCGCCGAGTACGAGGAGGAGATCTCCCGCTCCAAGCTGGAGATCGATCGCCAGCGCCGGCTGCTGGACCTGAGCAGGAAGCCGCAGATCTCCGTGCAGGTCAGCAGCGCAGGTTGGTGAAtgctggaggatgaggaggaggaccagGTCCGGGTCTCTGCTGAGAGACCGGGATCATCAGAGACCCGCTGAGAGAAAACCAGTCACTGTCTGTTTAAATACTGAAGTAAAATATCTCCATAAATCTGCTTTAACCTGCTCCACAGCTGGAGGATCAGGTTCTGATGACCTgttattgattaactgattcaTTGAT from Lates calcarifer isolate ASB-BC8 linkage group LG3, TLL_Latcal_v3, whole genome shotgun sequence harbors:
- the LOC108892114 gene encoding major histocompatibility complex class I-related gene protein isoform X1, yielding MSADPQLFPPRCSPSFSPGAGEGFGGVEPPSLPPLSEMETLRMFVNERLTAAVDDILELFGSVARYREQIDRQIDRQLDGLRSEEGRRSRAAVIHSLKHVYLASSEVQNFPDFVAVVFVDGIQTDHYDSNTKSTVPTQVWMNRVTADDPEYWKRQTLYWEGQEQIGRVNIETLKGRFNQTGGIHVIQVLNGCEWDDETGDVSGFGLISYDGEDILILDMKAQRWIATKAELLRTQHKWNNDKSWIEFMEHRLTQECPVRLKNSLDYGKSFVQRTDLPSVSLLQKTPVSPVTCHATGFYPDRAMMFWSRDGEELHEHVDHSEILHNHDSTFQMSVDLDLSLVKPEDWPRHECVFQLSGVKDDIITKLDPAIIKTNWVEKPSVTALPITLPAAAAVAIILVATGIIVYKKKKGTYVSTVCGDTCFSMGPAMNPSDSPDNSTELSEKLNPPDSMQTS
- the LOC108892114 gene encoding class I histocompatibility antigen, F10 alpha chain isoform X4, producing MSADPQLFPPRCSPSFSPGAGEGFGGVEPPSLPPLSEMETLRMFVNERLTAAVDDILELFGSVARYREQIDRQIDRQLDGLRSEEGRRSRAAVIHSLKHVYLASSEVQNFPDFVAVVFVDGIQTDHYDSNTKSTVPTQVWMNRVTADDPEYWKRQTLYWEGQEQIGRVNIETLKGRFNQTGDLPSVSLLQKTPVSPVTCHATGFYPDRAMMFWSRDGEELHEHVDHSEILHNHDSTFQMSVDLDLSLVKPEDWPRHECVFQLSGVKDDIITKLDPAIIKTNWVEKPSVTALPITLPAAAAVAIILVATGIIVYKKKKGTYVSTVCGDTCFSMGPAMNPSDSPDNSTELSEKLNPPDSMQTS
- the LOC108892114 gene encoding major histocompatibility complex class I-related gene protein isoform X2; translated protein: MSADPQLFPPRCSPSFSPGAGEGFGGVEPPSLPPLSEMETLRMFVNERLTAAVDDILELFGSVARYREQIDRQIDRQLDGLRSEEGRRSRAAVIHSLKHVYLASSEVQNFPDFVAVVFVDGIQTDHYDSNTKSTVPTQVWMNRVTADDPEYWKRQTLYWEGQEQIGRVNIETLKGRFNQTGGIHVIQVLNGCEWDDETGDVSGFGLISYDGEDILILDMKAQRWIATKAELLRTQHKWNNDKSWIEFMEHRLTQECPVRLKNSLDYGKSFVQRTDLPSVSLLQKTPVSPVTCHATGFYPDRAMMFWSRDGEELHEHVDHSEILHNHDSTFQMSVDLDLSLVKPEDWPRHECVFQLSGVKDDIITKLDPAIIKTNWVEKPSVTALPITLPAAAAVAIILVATGIIVYKKKKAMNPSDSPDNSTELSEKLNPPDSMQTS
- the LOC108892114 gene encoding major histocompatibility complex class I-related gene protein isoform X3; the encoded protein is MFFLFTSCQIAMRKLFMLLFSCHVASPVIHSLKHVYLASSEVQNFPDFVAVVFVDGIQTDHYDSNTKSTVPTQVWMNRVTADDPEYWKRQTLYWEGQEQIGRVNIETLKGRFNQTGGIHVIQVLNGCEWDDETGDVSGFGLISYDGEDILILDMKAQRWIATKAELLRTQHKWNNDKSWIEFMEHRLTQECPVRLKNSLDYGKSFVQRTDLPSVSLLQKTPVSPVTCHATGFYPDRAMMFWSRDGEELHEHVDHSEILHNHDSTFQMSVDLDLSLVKPEDWPRHECVFQLSGVKDDIITKLDPAIIKTNWVEKPSVTALPITLPAAAAVAIILVATGIIVYKKKKGTYVSTVCGDTCFSMGPAMNPSDSPDNSTELSEKLNPPDSMQTS